A part of Candidatus Deferrimicrobium borealis genomic DNA contains:
- a CDS encoding ABC transporter permease produces MNGSPGIGRDFARRLLRNRLTAAGGAVILFFFLVSALPGLFASHPPNRIDIVNILRPPSAAHPLGTDDLGRDVLARVVYGARVSLKVGFVAVGIATALGLLVGLLSGFYGGWVDAVLMRFVDMMLCFPTFFLILSVIAFLEPSIWNIMAVIGLTGWMGVARLVRAETLSLKERDFVAAARAQGAGDARILFRHVLPNTLAPILVAATLGVAGAILTESALSFLGIGVQPPTPSWGNILTSGKDNIEYAWWLSLFPGLAILFTVLGYNLLGEGIRDAADPRLKGR; encoded by the coding sequence ATGAACGGATCCCCGGGCATCGGGCGCGACTTCGCGCGGCGCCTCCTCCGGAACCGGCTCACGGCGGCGGGCGGCGCGGTCATCCTCTTCTTCTTTCTCGTATCGGCGCTCCCGGGCCTCTTCGCTTCGCACCCGCCGAACCGGATCGACATCGTGAACATCCTGCGCCCCCCCTCGGCGGCGCACCCTCTCGGGACGGACGACCTCGGTCGGGACGTTCTCGCCCGGGTGGTCTACGGCGCCCGCGTATCCCTGAAGGTCGGGTTCGTCGCGGTCGGCATCGCCACCGCGCTGGGGCTGCTCGTGGGGCTTCTGTCGGGCTTCTACGGCGGGTGGGTCGACGCGGTCCTGATGCGGTTCGTCGACATGATGCTCTGCTTCCCGACCTTCTTCCTCATCCTGTCGGTCATCGCCTTCCTCGAGCCGTCGATCTGGAACATCATGGCGGTCATCGGATTGACCGGCTGGATGGGGGTGGCGCGTCTGGTCCGGGCGGAGACCCTCTCCCTCAAGGAGCGCGACTTCGTCGCGGCGGCGCGGGCGCAGGGAGCCGGCGACGCCCGGATCCTCTTCCGTCACGTCCTCCCCAACACGCTGGCGCCGATCCTGGTGGCGGCCACGCTCGGGGTGGCGGGGGCGATCCTCACCGAATCGGCGCTGTCGTTCCTCGGGATCGGCGTGCAGCCGCCGACCCCCTCGTGGGGGAACATCCTCACATCGGGGAAGGACAACATCGAGTACGCGTGGTGGCTCTCCCTCTTCCCGGGGCTCGCGATCCTGTTCACCGTGCTCGGGTACAACCTGCTGGGCGAGGGGATCCGCGATGCGGCGGACCCGCGCCTGAAAGGCCGATAA